A stretch of DNA from Candidatus Aminicenantes bacterium:
ACCATTTACGTCCTTTAGGAAGGTTGTTTTCAATGGAAAACTTTGTCCTTTTTGGACTAGAGATCGGTATTGACTGCGAGATTGGCCCGGGACTTTATTTTCCACATACATCTGGCACTGTGATCGGGGCAAAACGGATCGGAGCCAATGCTGTAATTTATCACAATGTAACCGTGGGAGCGAAATCTCCTGATCTTGCCTACGATGTGAACGTCCGCCCAGAGATAGGTGATGATGCATTCTTGGGTGCCGGAGCTAAGATAATTGGGCCCATCGTTCTGGGAAATAGTGTTGTGGTTGCAGCTAATTGTGTGGTGGTTCATTCGATTCCTGCTAATAGCCGAGTAACAGGAATCCCCGGTAAACCTTCACCAAAAAAGCCGGCTGTTCCTGATTAAAACGATCACTGAAAGTAAATGCTACGCTTAGTACCAAGAATTTAAAAAGAATGATTCCCCCTAAAATTGATTTGAAGGATCGCCGCATCCTAGTTATTTGTGCGAAGTTTTTTGGCTATGAAATTAAGGTCGTAGAACATCTCCGTTCTCGAGGAGCGCTTGTAGAATTTGCAGATGAACGGCCAGGGAATTCGTCACTTGCAAAGACTTTGATCCGTTTACATTCGGTAATAATCAGACCGATCATCAATAAATATTACATTGAAATTCTTAAACGGTTCTCAAAAAACGATTTTGATGACATTTTATTCATCAGTCCCGAGTGCTGCAGTTTGAAGATCATGCAACTCTTTAGGCTACAGTATCCCAAGGCGAGGTTTTTGCTCTACATGTGGGACTCTTTGAAGAATAAGGGGCATCGAACCCCCGATGCTTTTCTGAGTTTTTTCGACCGCAGTCTTAGTTTTGACGACGAAGATTCCAGACTCTATGGGCTTATTTTTAGGCCCCTTTTTTTTATTGAAAGTATGATGGACTCTAGTCGAGAAAAGGTTAAGTACGCGTTCTCATTTGTGGGAACTATTCACAGTGATCGTTTCAAGATAATTCGGACTTTTAGTGAGGAAGCCGATAAGCTTGGGTTGAAATATTTTGTTTATCCCTTCCTTCCCAGTCGATTCCATTACTGGTTATATCGTCTTACCAAGCGGGAATTTCAGGGATTCAGCATAAATCATTTTCATTTCCACCCTATGCCCTATTCTGAAGTTTTAAAAATTCTAAAGAAATCAAACGTGATTATAGATATGGAGCATCCTAAGCAGAGAGGTTTGACAATGAGAACCCTCGAAGTCCTTGGGGCTGGGAAAAAATTGATTACAACTAACAAAGAAATTCGGTGCTATTCATTTTTCTCAGAGGATCGGGTCATGATTATTGACCGCAAAAAACCTTCGTTAAGGTCTAGTTTTTTTGAGGATAATGGCAATC
This window harbors:
- a CDS encoding DapH/DapD/GlmU-related protein is translated as MENFVLFGLEIGIDCEIGPGLYFPHTSGTVIGAKRIGANAVIYHNVTVGAKSPDLAYDVNVRPEIGDDAFLGAGAKIIGPIVLGNSVVVAANCVVVHSIPANSRVTGIPGKPSPKKPAVPD